One region of Parerythrobacter jejuensis genomic DNA includes:
- a CDS encoding thiamine phosphate synthase, with product MAVSVMEARYSGLVEHFQTLPELWLLSDERNDHALEDALVRLPRGSALVYRHYHLPPAERFARFMALKRLCERRDHVMILADSAQTAREWGGDGIYGAPRSLYPTRGDLLTIATVHNPREMALANRFRADAVMLSPAFPTRSHPGAGHLGRSRFRALAALSSAPVIALGGMTHARARSLHWARWAAIDGLS from the coding sequence GTGGCTGTTTCCGTCATGGAGGCGCGCTATAGCGGGCTGGTGGAACACTTCCAGACCCTTCCCGAGCTGTGGCTTTTGTCTGACGAGCGCAACGACCATGCGCTGGAGGATGCGCTGGTGCGCCTGCCGCGCGGCTCGGCGCTGGTTTACCGGCACTATCACCTGCCGCCTGCGGAGCGGTTTGCCCGCTTCATGGCGCTGAAACGGCTGTGCGAACGCCGCGATCATGTCATGATCCTCGCTGATTCCGCCCAGACTGCACGCGAGTGGGGCGGTGACGGGATCTATGGCGCACCGCGCAGTCTCTATCCCACGCGGGGGGACCTCCTGACCATTGCGACCGTGCACAATCCGCGCGAGATGGCGCTGGCCAACCGGTTCCGGGCCGATGCCGTAATGCTGTCACCCGCCTTCCCGACCCGGTCACACCCGGGCGCAGGCCATCTTGGCCGGAGCCGGTTCCGCGCCCTGGCGGCCCTGTCTTCGGCACCTGTGATCGCCCTTGGCGGGATGACCCATGCGCGGGCGCGATCGCTCCATTGGGCCCGCTGGGCCGCGATTGACGGCTTGTCCTAA
- a CDS encoding YggS family pyridoxal phosphate-dependent enzyme, which yields MTETATPLEECEAAIAKACKISGRKREAVTLIAVSKTHPVDTILPLLEQGQRVFGENRVQEAQDKWPGLREAYPDVELHLIGQLQSNKADDAVALFDCIHSLDRPSLVKALGKAMEKAGKQVPCFVQVNIGAEEQKGGCPIADVPRLIASARAAGIPVAGLMCIPPADIEPAPFFALLDKLARDNDLGGRSMGMSSDFETAIMLGATHIRVGTALFGQRG from the coding sequence ATGACGGAAACAGCCACGCCTCTCGAAGAATGTGAAGCCGCAATTGCCAAGGCCTGCAAGATCAGCGGGCGCAAGCGTGAAGCCGTGACTCTGATCGCGGTCAGCAAGACCCATCCGGTCGACACAATCCTGCCGCTGCTGGAACAGGGCCAGCGCGTGTTCGGGGAAAACCGGGTGCAGGAAGCGCAAGACAAATGGCCAGGCCTGCGCGAGGCCTATCCCGATGTGGAATTGCACCTGATCGGCCAGTTGCAATCGAATAAGGCTGATGATGCGGTGGCGCTATTTGACTGTATCCACTCGCTTGACCGGCCCAGCTTGGTCAAGGCGCTGGGCAAGGCGATGGAGAAGGCGGGCAAACAGGTACCGTGTTTCGTCCAGGTCAATATCGGCGCGGAAGAGCAGAAGGGCGGCTGCCCCATTGCCGATGTACCCAGGCTGATCGCGTCGGCCCGCGCGGCGGGCATCCCGGTGGCCGGCCTGATGTGCATTCCGCCCGCGGACATCGAACCCGCACCATTTTTTGCCCTCCTCGACAAGCTGGCGCGGGACAATGATCTGGGTGGCCGCAGCATGGGCATGAGCAGCGATTTCGAAACCGCCATCATGCTGGGCGCGACGCATATACGGGTGGGCACGGCGCTGTTTGGCCAAAGAGGGTAA
- a CDS encoding GNAT family N-acetyltransferase codes for MHKTDFKIRPFRPVDLPSLHAVRQAAFAPVFANFRSLMGPDIAPFAYGGAEADQGAHLDSICQSGSDHQIVVAEVEDRVIGFCDYALDARTKLGTIGLNAVDPAFAKRGVGSALYRHVLGLMRAGGMKAAGVGTGGDSSHAPARRAYEKAGFSAEIPSVWLLQAL; via the coding sequence ATGCACAAAACAGATTTCAAGATCCGGCCCTTCCGGCCGGTAGACCTGCCATCGTTGCACGCCGTGCGTCAGGCCGCATTCGCTCCGGTCTTTGCAAACTTCCGCTCCCTGATGGGACCGGACATCGCGCCATTTGCCTATGGCGGCGCGGAGGCTGATCAAGGCGCACATCTCGACTCGATCTGCCAATCAGGTTCGGACCATCAGATTGTTGTGGCGGAGGTTGAAGACCGCGTGATCGGATTCTGCGACTACGCCCTGGATGCACGGACCAAGTTGGGAACGATCGGGCTCAACGCGGTCGATCCCGCTTTTGCCAAGCGGGGAGTCGGGAGTGCGCTCTATCGCCATGTTCTGGGCCTGATGCGTGCAGGCGGCATGAAGGCTGCCGGGGTCGGCACAGGTGGCGACAGCAGCCATGCACCCGCGCGGCGGGCCTATGAAAAGGCTGGATTCTCGGCGGAGATTCCGTCGGTCTGGCTGCTGCAAGCGCTTTAG
- a CDS encoding [protein-PII] uridylyltransferase has product MTQTRVPRQRAIIDRRALDAAIAGHVEGKGAKARPEILETLRDALAAGRAELSQRLLDKPSAGHEITAGHAFLVDQLVRVIHDHVTSHVYPAANRSSSERIAILAVGGYGRAEMAPKSDVDIAFLHPSRRTAWCEQVTEAMLYFLWDLGLKVGQSSRTPSDMVKMAQEDLTIRTALLEGRFVWGDRPLYDEARARFWAEVVTGTERQFVSEKLAERDERHERTGGSRYVVEPNVKEGKGGLRDLQTLYWIGKYIHPARNAAELVDAGLLTQPEYHSFRRAERFLLAVRCHLHELTGRAEDRLTFDFQKQVAERMRFADRRGKSAVERFMQFYFLQAKRVGSLTGVFLSQLDQQFAKKRARTGLLAGFSAKPRQFKGYTVFGGKIAAPSETWFKKDPVRLIEIFQLAEAEGLEIDPRTMRQADRDSSLIHDDVREDPRANALFLDLLCGKNDPENGLRWMNEAGVFGKFVPDFGRVNAQMQFNMYHHYTVDEHTIRAIGFLSKIEKGELADDHPRATRQIHKVKSRRVAYVAALLHDIAKGRGGDHSILGADVAEDLCPRFGLDEDETEIVAWLVRQHLLMSATAFKRDLTDPKTIEDFVGEVQSLERLRQLAILTAVDIRAVGPGTWNSWKGQLLGELYDASHERLRLGHMRHHREHRVAARKQAVREDMGAKATIMDAFGDLFGDAYWVAEPEDVIARNLVQYSVAREIDEDLSIHCEFDEDRGATLVTVIAADHPGLFYRIAGGIHLAGGNIIDARIHTTRNGWAVDNFLVQDPVGRSFAEPDQLARIKKSIADAIANRGELVPRLAQRPLPRARAKAFDVRPRVLFDNDASGRFTVIEVNARDRSALLNRLGRALFESQLIVHSAHITAYGERAADIFYVTDLTGSKVVDDARKEAIRAALLEAASDERQAELEPA; this is encoded by the coding sequence TTGACCCAGACCCGAGTCCCCCGACAACGTGCCATAATCGATCGCCGCGCACTCGACGCGGCGATTGCCGGGCATGTTGAGGGCAAGGGCGCAAAAGCCCGGCCCGAGATCCTCGAAACCCTGCGCGATGCCTTGGCAGCCGGGCGCGCCGAGCTGTCGCAGCGCCTGCTCGACAAGCCAAGCGCAGGGCACGAAATCACGGCGGGGCACGCATTTCTGGTCGACCAGCTTGTGCGGGTCATTCACGATCATGTGACCAGCCATGTCTATCCCGCTGCCAACCGGTCATCGTCGGAGCGGATCGCGATCCTGGCGGTGGGCGGATATGGCCGGGCCGAAATGGCGCCCAAATCCGATGTGGATATTGCGTTTCTCCACCCAAGTCGCCGCACCGCCTGGTGCGAGCAGGTGACCGAGGCGATGCTCTATTTCCTGTGGGATCTAGGGCTGAAAGTGGGTCAGTCCAGCAGGACACCCAGCGATATGGTCAAGATGGCCCAGGAAGACCTGACCATCCGTACCGCCTTGCTCGAAGGACGCTTCGTCTGGGGCGATCGCCCTCTTTATGACGAAGCCAGGGCACGCTTCTGGGCCGAAGTCGTGACCGGGACAGAGCGGCAATTCGTCTCCGAGAAACTGGCCGAGCGCGATGAGCGTCACGAACGCACCGGCGGCAGCCGTTATGTCGTCGAGCCCAATGTCAAAGAGGGCAAGGGTGGCCTGCGCGATCTGCAGACGCTGTACTGGATCGGCAAATATATCCATCCCGCCCGCAACGCGGCCGAGCTGGTCGATGCCGGGCTGCTGACCCAACCCGAATATCACTCTTTCCGCCGGGCTGAGCGGTTCCTGCTGGCAGTTCGGTGCCATTTGCACGAATTGACCGGTCGGGCGGAGGACAGGCTGACTTTCGATTTCCAGAAACAGGTGGCGGAACGCATGCGCTTTGCCGACCGGCGCGGCAAAAGCGCAGTCGAGCGGTTCATGCAGTTCTATTTCCTGCAAGCCAAGCGGGTCGGCTCGCTGACCGGTGTGTTCCTGAGCCAGCTCGACCAGCAATTTGCCAAGAAACGCGCACGCACTGGCTTGCTCGCCGGGTTCAGCGCCAAGCCGCGCCAGTTCAAGGGCTACACCGTGTTCGGCGGCAAGATCGCCGCGCCCAGCGAGACCTGGTTCAAGAAGGACCCGGTCCGGCTGATCGAGATTTTTCAGCTTGCCGAGGCGGAAGGGCTGGAAATCGATCCGCGCACGATGCGTCAGGCCGATCGCGACAGCAGCCTGATCCATGACGATGTGCGGGAAGATCCGCGCGCCAATGCGCTGTTCCTCGACCTTCTATGCGGCAAGAACGATCCCGAGAACGGGTTGCGCTGGATGAACGAGGCGGGCGTATTCGGAAAATTCGTGCCTGATTTCGGCCGCGTCAACGCACAGATGCAGTTCAACATGTACCACCATTATACGGTGGACGAACACACGATCCGGGCGATCGGCTTCCTGTCGAAGATCGAAAAGGGCGAGCTGGCGGATGACCATCCGCGCGCCACCCGGCAGATCCACAAGGTGAAGAGCCGCCGGGTCGCCTATGTCGCCGCGTTGCTGCACGATATTGCCAAAGGCCGCGGGGGCGATCACTCGATCCTGGGTGCAGATGTGGCCGAGGACTTGTGCCCGCGCTTCGGGCTCGATGAGGACGAAACCGAAATCGTCGCATGGCTCGTGCGCCAGCATTTGCTGATGAGCGCAACGGCCTTCAAACGCGACCTGACCGACCCCAAGACAATCGAGGATTTTGTCGGCGAGGTGCAAAGCCTGGAACGGTTGCGCCAACTCGCCATCCTGACGGCTGTCGACATCCGTGCGGTGGGTCCTGGCACGTGGAACAGCTGGAAAGGCCAGCTGCTTGGCGAGCTTTACGATGCCAGTCACGAACGGCTGCGACTGGGTCATATGCGCCATCACCGGGAGCATCGTGTCGCTGCGCGCAAACAGGCCGTGCGCGAGGACATGGGTGCGAAGGCAACGATCATGGACGCGTTCGGCGACTTGTTCGGCGATGCTTATTGGGTGGCCGAACCCGAAGACGTGATTGCCCGCAATCTGGTGCAATATTCGGTCGCACGTGAAATCGACGAAGATCTTTCGATCCACTGCGAGTTTGACGAAGACCGCGGGGCCACGCTGGTCACGGTTATTGCGGCTGACCACCCCGGCCTGTTCTATCGTATCGCTGGCGGCATCCATCTCGCCGGTGGCAACATCATCGATGCGCGCATCCATACCACCCGCAATGGCTGGGCGGTCGACAATTTCCTGGTCCAGGACCCGGTCGGACGCTCTTTCGCCGAGCCGGACCAGCTGGCGCGGATCAAGAAATCGATAGCCGATGCGATTGCCAATCGCGGCGAGCTTGTGCCCCGTCTCGCCCAGCGACCATTGCCGCGCGCACGCGCCAAGGCGTTCGATGTGCGCCCCCGTGTCCTGTTCGACAACGATGCCTCGGGCCGATTTACCGTGATCGAAGTCAATGCGCGCGACCGGTCGGCCCTGCTCAACAGGCTCGGGCGTGCGCTGTTCGAAAGCCAACTGATCGTCCATTCCGCCCACATCACGGCCTATGGCGAACGCGCAGCGGACATTTTCTACGTTACCGACCTGACCGGATCGAAAGTGGTGGACGACGCCCGCAAGGAAGCCATTCGCGCGGCATTGCTGGAAGCGGCAAGCGACGAGCGGCAGGCCGAGCTGGAGCCGGCCTGA
- a CDS encoding class I adenylate-forming enzyme family protein: protein MPTQLDMTLDAIMDKLTAEGAPAETVPFERNGTTMPALKNAPPSMVHYFAHYCNEHKDAVFLVDGGCRLTFGEAFAAATCVAAGLKNTHNVQKGDRVGIAARNSANWIVLYMGIMMAGGCATLLNGFSNGDELADAIDLVESKLVFADAGRAKRLDGTGHNAKIVLFDHDCDPSEGLKVTWGDPSTVNILDVGPDDLCTVLYTSGSTGKSKGAFSDHRGVVHGSMSYAVQSLMAFSYLDAGGNAPTTQACALLAVPLFHVTGEVPLLLQSFALGRKVVLMPKWDARTALQLIQDEKVSYFAGVPLMTYEMATHPERDQFDTSSCSSFAAGGAPRPVDHVAKIKEAFPEGFPLLGYGLTETNGVGCGNFNENYLEKPSSTGKPSRPLVDLAILDDDGKPVAQGGIGEVCIRSVCNFLGYWNNDEATKAAFTDDMYFRTGDLGRVDEDGYLFIVDRKKDIIIRGGENITCIEVEEAIYANDSIAECSVFGLPDERLGEIVGAVFLAKDGHSLSEDELRDFLATRLAPFKQPVVYWQATETLPRLGTQKVDKRTLREQFTKEYLAETGAA, encoded by the coding sequence ATGCCAACCCAACTCGACATGACCCTCGATGCCATCATGGACAAGCTGACGGCGGAGGGCGCGCCAGCAGAAACCGTGCCGTTCGAACGCAACGGTACCACCATGCCCGCGCTCAAGAACGCACCGCCGAGCATGGTCCATTACTTCGCCCATTATTGTAACGAGCACAAAGACGCTGTCTTCCTCGTCGATGGCGGGTGTCGTCTGACTTTCGGGGAAGCGTTTGCCGCAGCCACCTGCGTCGCAGCGGGTCTTAAGAACACTCACAACGTCCAGAAGGGCGACCGGGTCGGGATCGCTGCGCGCAATTCTGCCAACTGGATCGTGCTCTATATGGGCATCATGATGGCGGGCGGCTGCGCCACGCTGCTCAACGGTTTTTCCAACGGCGACGAGCTGGCCGATGCCATCGACCTGGTCGAATCGAAACTGGTCTTCGCTGATGCCGGCCGCGCCAAGCGGCTCGATGGCACCGGCCACAATGCCAAGATCGTGCTGTTTGACCATGATTGCGACCCGTCCGAAGGATTGAAAGTGACCTGGGGCGATCCGTCGACCGTGAACATCCTCGATGTCGGTCCGGACGATCTGTGCACTGTGCTCTACACCTCCGGCTCGACCGGAAAATCCAAGGGCGCATTCTCCGACCATCGCGGCGTCGTCCACGGCTCGATGAGCTATGCCGTCCAGTCGCTGATGGCGTTCAGCTATCTTGATGCCGGCGGCAATGCGCCGACAACGCAGGCCTGCGCGCTGCTTGCGGTGCCATTGTTCCACGTGACCGGTGAAGTGCCTCTGCTGCTGCAAAGCTTCGCACTCGGCCGCAAGGTCGTGCTGATGCCGAAATGGGATGCGCGCACTGCGTTGCAACTGATCCAGGATGAGAAGGTCAGCTATTTCGCCGGCGTTCCGCTGATGACGTATGAAATGGCGACCCATCCGGAACGTGACCAGTTCGACACCTCGAGCTGCTCCAGCTTTGCTGCAGGCGGCGCGCCGCGTCCGGTCGACCATGTCGCCAAGATCAAAGAGGCCTTCCCTGAAGGCTTCCCGCTGCTTGGCTATGGCCTGACCGAAACCAACGGCGTGGGCTGCGGCAATTTCAACGAGAACTATCTCGAAAAGCCGTCCAGCACCGGCAAGCCCAGCCGTCCGCTGGTCGACCTCGCAATCCTCGATGATGATGGCAAGCCGGTCGCCCAGGGCGGCATCGGCGAAGTCTGCATCCGTTCGGTGTGCAACTTCCTGGGCTATTGGAACAATGACGAGGCGACCAAGGCCGCCTTTACCGACGATATGTATTTCCGCACCGGCGATCTGGGCCGGGTCGATGAAGATGGATACCTGTTCATTGTCGACCGCAAGAAAGACATCATCATTCGCGGTGGCGAGAACATCACCTGCATCGAGGTGGAGGAAGCCATCTACGCCAATGACTCGATCGCCGAATGCTCTGTCTTCGGCCTGCCAGACGAACGTCTGGGCGAAATCGTCGGTGCAGTGTTCTTGGCCAAGGATGGACACTCGCTAAGCGAAGACGAGCTGCGCGATTTCCTCGCCACCCGTCTGGCACCGTTCAAACAGCCTGTGGTGTATTGGCAAGCAACCGAAACCCTGCCGCGCCTCGGCACGCAGAAGGTCGACAAGCGGACATTGCGTGAGCAGTTCACCAAGGAATATCTTGCCGAGACAGGGGCCGCTTGA
- the lgt gene encoding prolipoprotein diacylglyceryl transferase — protein MLSLLADAASQPIQWSELGLRPGIDLGFFTLRYYSLAYILGLVFAYWHLSKMIKAPGAPMAQNHVEDLFFYCTLGVILGGRLGYAAFYTGGDSGKPSLFTNFTEGQTVSWDLLRLWDGGMSFHGGLIGVVVAILFVAWRNGLNWLRICDYIAVNVGVGMLLGRLANFVNGELYGRATDVSWAMVFPSDPDQLARHPSQLYQAGLEGLMLVLLIPLFWKTRARWRPGLLVGLFTIGMGTARFVNEFFREPDAHLAYVVAETGLSRGQWLSIPLILVGLAVVVYALTRKPMGSAGKAAAA, from the coding sequence GTGCTGTCACTATTGGCCGACGCCGCCTCGCAGCCAATCCAATGGTCCGAATTGGGGCTGCGGCCGGGGATCGATCTCGGCTTCTTCACGCTGCGCTATTATTCGCTCGCTTACATCCTTGGTCTGGTGTTCGCCTATTGGCACCTTTCCAAGATGATCAAGGCGCCCGGTGCGCCAATGGCGCAGAACCACGTCGAAGACCTGTTCTTCTATTGCACGCTGGGCGTGATCCTGGGTGGCAGGCTGGGCTATGCGGCGTTTTACACTGGCGGCGATTCAGGCAAGCCGAGCCTGTTCACCAATTTCACCGAGGGGCAGACCGTCAGTTGGGATCTGCTGCGCCTGTGGGATGGCGGGATGAGCTTTCATGGCGGCCTGATCGGGGTGGTTGTTGCGATCCTGTTTGTCGCCTGGCGCAACGGCCTGAACTGGCTGCGCATTTGCGATTACATCGCGGTCAATGTCGGGGTCGGCATGCTGCTCGGGCGGCTCGCCAATTTCGTCAACGGAGAGCTCTATGGCAGGGCCACCGATGTGTCTTGGGCAATGGTGTTCCCGTCTGATCCTGACCAGTTGGCCCGCCACCCGAGCCAGCTCTACCAGGCCGGCCTTGAAGGGCTGATGCTTGTCCTGCTTATCCCGCTGTTCTGGAAGACCCGTGCGCGCTGGCGCCCCGGATTGCTGGTCGGCCTGTTTACGATCGGCATGGGGACGGCCCGCTTCGTCAATGAATTCTTCCGCGAACCCGATGCGCATCTGGCTTATGTCGTGGCAGAAACCGGTTTGTCGCGCGGGCAATGGTTGTCGATCCCGCTGATTCTGGTGGGCCTTGCGGTGGTGGTTTACGCCCTCACGCGCAAACCGATGGGCAGTGCCGGCAAGGCTGCGGCGGCCTGA
- a CDS encoding class I SAM-dependent methyltransferase, whose amino-acid sequence MEQASGDLTAIFRRLIRNTGPISLSQYMGESNARYYDARDPLGSGGDFVTAPEISQMFGELIGLWLADMWINAGRPDYVQYVELGPGRATLAKDALRAAEKYGFRPGVHFVESSTALKEVQGKAVPEAYWHDDLSTVPMDVPLMIVANEFLDALPVRQLVKVENGWRERMVGLDGDAFVYVAGGRPMDAAVPVEWRDADVGTILETCPAAAANMYEVAGRLAEQGGAALFVDYGHAKLHAGSTLQAVREHTKVNPLEEPGTADLTALVDFETLARIAQSRDVRVQGVVEQGKWLSALGIEGRAQTLAHKAPHYSAEIHAAKDRLIQPDQMGSLFKVLGLAAPGWPGGAGFTGD is encoded by the coding sequence ATGGAGCAGGCATCCGGAGATCTGACTGCGATTTTCCGCCGGTTGATCCGCAACACCGGACCTATCTCGCTGAGCCAGTATATGGGCGAGAGCAACGCGCGCTATTATGATGCGCGGGATCCGCTGGGCAGTGGCGGAGATTTCGTCACCGCGCCCGAGATCAGCCAGATGTTCGGAGAACTGATCGGCCTGTGGCTGGCCGATATGTGGATCAATGCGGGCAGGCCCGATTATGTCCAATATGTAGAGCTGGGCCCGGGGCGGGCCACGCTGGCCAAGGATGCGTTGCGGGCAGCAGAGAAATACGGCTTCAGGCCTGGCGTCCATTTCGTAGAGAGCTCGACCGCGCTGAAAGAAGTGCAGGGCAAGGCAGTGCCGGAGGCCTATTGGCACGATGACCTGTCGACTGTGCCGATGGACGTGCCGCTGATGATCGTGGCGAACGAATTCCTCGATGCGTTGCCGGTGCGACAATTGGTCAAGGTCGAGAATGGCTGGCGCGAGCGGATGGTGGGCCTTGATGGCGATGCCTTCGTCTATGTTGCCGGAGGGCGGCCGATGGATGCAGCGGTCCCGGTTGAATGGCGCGATGCCGATGTGGGCACTATCCTGGAAACTTGCCCGGCCGCCGCCGCCAATATGTATGAGGTCGCTGGCCGGCTCGCCGAACAGGGTGGAGCGGCCCTGTTTGTTGACTACGGACATGCCAAATTACACGCTGGCTCGACTTTGCAGGCGGTTCGGGAGCACACCAAGGTCAACCCTCTGGAAGAACCGGGCACCGCTGACCTGACTGCGTTGGTCGATTTTGAAACGCTCGCCCGGATCGCGCAATCCCGCGATGTGCGGGTCCAAGGCGTTGTGGAGCAGGGAAAGTGGCTCTCCGCGCTCGGGATCGAAGGTCGGGCGCAGACGCTTGCACACAAGGCCCCGCATTACAGCGCCGAAATCCATGCCGCGAAAGACCGTCTGATCCAGCCCGATCAGATGGGCAGCCTGTTCAAGGTGCTGGGATTGGCAGCGCCTGGCTGGCCGGGCGGGGCCGGCTTCACCGGCGATTAA
- a CDS encoding DUF2147 domain-containing protein, giving the protein MMIRILTVLAALTMGLSAPAQAADPITGQWVTTERDAVVTIARCGSSYCGRLSKYLVRPEGGVNQRDVNNPDPNLRTRKLLGIALLSGFRMDDDLWRGRIYDPRNGKTYRSIVKRKSANVLEVKGCIGPFCQTQVWRKAR; this is encoded by the coding sequence ATGATGATCCGAATTCTGACTGTTCTGGCGGCCTTGACGATGGGCCTTTCCGCACCGGCCCAGGCGGCTGATCCCATTACCGGCCAGTGGGTGACGACCGAACGCGATGCTGTGGTCACCATCGCCCGTTGTGGTTCAAGCTATTGCGGGCGGCTGAGCAAGTATCTGGTCAGACCGGAAGGCGGAGTGAACCAGCGCGATGTCAACAATCCGGATCCGAACCTGCGCACGCGCAAGCTGCTCGGCATTGCGCTCCTGTCCGGCTTCCGGATGGATGACGATCTGTGGCGAGGCCGCATTTACGATCCGCGCAACGGCAAGACCTATCGTTCGATTGTGAAGCGCAAGAGCGCCAATGTGCTCGAGGTGAAGGGGTGTATCGGCCCGTTTTGCCAGACCCAGGTCTGGCGCAAGGCGCGCTAG
- a CDS encoding ABC transporter permease/substrate-binding protein, with translation MSAIWDIMLGLGDKLAAHVLLAASAIALGIVVALPLAIWASRNATVARIALGFASLVQTIPALALLALFFPILLSLRAVFGEGLPTLGFLPALLALALYALLPILRNAVTARDNMAPGVLEAADGVGMTGWQKLRLVEAPLAAPYVMAGIRTAAVWTIGAATLSTTIGQPSLGDPIFAGLQTQNWSLVLAGCLASAALALVADMFLGAIERGFAERKRMLVWGGAVVAALGILASAWTLYGGSAEDDDNTIVIAAKQFSEQYILARLIGSQLEKAGYTIEYRDGLGSAVVHNAVSTGAIDISVDYTGTIWTNNLKRQDNPGREEMYAIIKAWEAEQTGTLVLGRLGFENAYALGMRADRAAELGVRSIADLASVAPRLVTGGDPEWFERPEWVAVRDAYGLKFARQRNFSPTFMYNALKSGEADVISAYTSDGRIVADNLVILDDPKEALPSYDAMIMISPDRADDARLAAALQPLVGAIDVELMREANLAVDRTDDLKTSPTEAAAMIARRIGL, from the coding sequence ATGAGCGCGATCTGGGATATCATGCTGGGCTTGGGAGACAAGCTGGCCGCCCATGTATTGCTGGCCGCATCGGCCATCGCGCTGGGCATCGTGGTCGCCCTGCCGCTCGCCATTTGGGCCAGTCGCAATGCCACAGTGGCGCGGATTGCACTGGGCTTCGCCAGCCTCGTCCAGACCATCCCGGCCCTCGCCCTGCTCGCCCTGTTCTTTCCGATCCTGCTCAGCTTGCGTGCTGTCTTCGGCGAAGGCCTGCCGACACTCGGTTTCCTGCCCGCATTGCTCGCGCTCGCGCTCTACGCTTTGCTGCCGATCCTCAGGAACGCGGTGACCGCGCGCGACAATATGGCGCCCGGCGTGCTGGAAGCCGCTGACGGCGTCGGGATGACCGGCTGGCAAAAGCTGCGCCTGGTCGAGGCGCCTTTGGCCGCACCCTATGTCATGGCCGGTATCCGCACAGCCGCCGTCTGGACCATTGGCGCCGCCACGCTTTCGACTACGATCGGCCAGCCCAGCCTGGGTGATCCGATCTTTGCCGGATTGCAGACACAGAACTGGTCGCTGGTCCTGGCGGGTTGCCTTGCCTCAGCCGCGCTCGCGCTGGTTGCGGATATGTTTCTGGGCGCCATCGAACGCGGCTTTGCCGAGCGAAAGCGGATGCTTGTTTGGGGCGGCGCAGTCGTGGCAGCTTTGGGCATTCTCGCCTCGGCATGGACATTATATGGCGGCAGCGCAGAGGATGATGACAACACCATCGTCATCGCGGCCAAGCAGTTCTCCGAGCAATACATTCTCGCCCGCCTGATCGGCAGCCAGCTGGAAAAGGCCGGATATACCATCGAGTATCGTGACGGGCTGGGATCGGCAGTCGTCCACAATGCGGTGAGCACCGGTGCTATCGACATATCGGTCGATTACACCGGCACGATCTGGACCAACAATCTCAAGCGGCAGGACAATCCCGGCCGTGAAGAAATGTACGCCATCATCAAAGCGTGGGAGGCGGAGCAAACCGGCACGCTGGTGCTGGGCCGGTTGGGCTTCGAAAACGCCTATGCGCTGGGCATGCGTGCGGACCGCGCTGCGGAACTGGGTGTGCGTTCCATCGCCGATCTCGCATCAGTCGCCCCGCGCCTGGTTACCGGCGGCGATCCCGAATGGTTTGAACGTCCCGAATGGGTCGCCGTGCGCGACGCCTATGGCTTGAAGTTTGCCCGCCAGCGCAATTTCTCGCCCACATTCATGTACAACGCGCTCAAGTCGGGCGAGGCCGACGTGATCAGCGCCTATACCTCCGACGGGCGGATCGTGGCGGACAACCTCGTCATTCTCGATGATCCGAAGGAAGCGCTGCCCAGCTACGATGCCATGATCATGATCAGTCCCGATCGCGCCGATGATGCGCGGCTGGCCGCGGCGCTGCAACCGCTGGTCGGTGCCATCGATGTCGAGCTGATGCGCGAAGCCAATCTGGCAGTCGACCGGACAGACGATCTGAAGACCAGCCCGACCGAAGCTGCGGCGATGATCGCCCGGCGGATCGGTCTTTAG